Proteins from one Sabethes cyaneus chromosome 2, idSabCyanKW18_F2, whole genome shotgun sequence genomic window:
- the LOC128735814 gene encoding uncharacterized protein LOC128735814, with protein MNGKILLKSVQTVAKLLLPKQALNVDEVTTKYNHLCDLPIASYTDSHPGLLIGLNNLHAIAPIEARIRDVGEPIAVRSKLGWSVYGPLPNGTSSENTIGHHGEVSNEDIYNLLKTQYRLEEPMATVIQETKDEKRAREILQRTTVRIGDRFETGLLWRTDDPVFPDSLPMARRRLRQLEQRLVKCPELYEKFRQQIDGYLQKGYAHLATSKELAETDHRKRWYLPLNAVVKPKKPGSIRLVWDAAATVNGVSLNSQLLKGPDMLTPLTSVISLFRERRIAFGADIREMYHQLKICEADKQSQRFLFRKNPQDEPSVYIMDVATFGSTSSPCSAQYVKNLNASEFSAEYPEAASAIINKHYVDDYFDSVDTIEDAVRRAKEVKYIHSKAGFEIRNWVSNSAEVLRSLGENDQAPAIHFNVDKSTENERVLGIIWNPRQDNFSFATDHRPHLKPYFDGSERPTKRLVLSCVMGFFDPLGLLAPFTIHGKMLIQDLWRAGCSWDEEVDAESLQKWERWTSLLSQVENVRIPRCYLGDHHSSNIDSLQLHIFMDASEQAYGCVAYLRVVVNERVTCRLIMSRNKVAPLKRQSVPRLELMAAVLGSRLSCTVKANHSLPIGKQFLWTDSQTVLSWIRSDQFKFKQFVAFRIGEIRENTNVSDWRWVPTKLNIADVLTKWGQGPPLESNSPWFKGPDFLLEPETRWPIRTLPDVDTEEEMRACLLYHDTVHSFSVVNVDSTYRWVRLLRITASVLRFIANCRRKKAGQPIVVSMASPAQERLLKAKPKFYQQPLQQDELHAAETILWRQAQHDVFPEEVRTLERNRDRKPEQTPDRIVKTSPVYKLCPILDTENVMRVGGRLQYADCASFDVKHPVILPKNHAVTDKLILFYHEKLGHGNRETVFNELRQRFHIPKLRSAIAKVAKCCMWCRVNRCQPQVPMMAPLPVQRVTPRLRPFSSVGVDYLGPVEVSVGRRCEKRWVALFTCLVVRAVHLEVVHSLTTQSCQMAIRRFMTDRGVPDEIFSDNGTNFKGAKNEWEKMQRVEYECAETVTSPTMKWNFIPPGTPHMGGIWERMVRSVKEILRTLEDGRKLTDEVLLTSLSEAKDMINSRPLVYLPQDSEKSEAITPNHFLRGAVKGADLVVDGSTDFAEALRNAYKQSQHLADKMWERWVKEYLPTLNKRPKWIEDRKQMEVGDLVFIVDGKHRKQWIRGIVEQVCLSGDGRIRQVEVRTAKGVFKRAVANLAVIEISGKSGTSGDGPEPKLRAGVC; from the coding sequence ATGAATGGGAAAATATTGCTCAAATCTGTCCAAACCGTCGCAAAACTTCTGCTGCCAAAACAGGCACTCAACGTCGACGAAGTGACTACTAAATATAACCATCTCTGCGACCTGCCTATCGCATCGTATACTGACAGTCATCCTGGCTTGCTCATCGGTCTGAACAACCTACATGCAATTGCTCCAATAGAAGCTAGGATTCGGGATGTAGGAGAGCCAATAGCTGTTCGGTCGAAGTTGGGGTGGTCTGTTTACGGTCCATTGCCCAACGGAACAAGTAGTGAAAACACCATTGGGCACCATGGTGAAGTGAGCAACGAGGATATATACAATCTGTTGAAAACCCAATATAGGCTGGAGGAACCTATGGCGACTGTAATTCAAGAAACGAAAGATGAGAAGAGAGCCAGGGAAATTCTACAGCGCACTACAGTACGAATTGGTGATCGATTTGAGACCGGTTTATTGTGGCGTACCGATGATCCTGTGTTTCCTGATAGTCTTCCGATGGCCCGTCGAAGGCTAAGGCAGTTAGAACAGCGCTTGGTAAAGTGTCCGGAGCTTTATGAGAAGTTTCGACAACAAATAGACGGATATCTGCAGAAGGGATACGCTCACCTGGCGACGTCGAAAGAATTAGCGGAAACCGATCATCGGAAGCGGTGGTATCTTCCCCTCAACGCAGTTGTAAAACCGAAGAAGCCTGGAAGTATACGTCTCGTGTGGGATGCCGCAGCTACGGTGAACGGGGTGTCCCTCAATAGCCAGTTACTCAAAGGGCCTGACATGCTGACACCGTTAACATCAGTAATCAGTCTTTTCCGTGAGCGTCGCATAGCGTTCGGGGCAGATATACGCGAGATGTATCACCAGCTGAAAATATGCGAGGCTGACAAGCAATCACAACGATTTCTGTTTAGGAAAAACCCACAGGATGAACCGAGTGTGTACATCATGGATGTTGCCACGTTTGGGTCGACCAGTTCTCCATGTTCGGCCCAATACGTCAAAAATCTTAATGCATCAGAGTTCTCAGCAGAATATCCGGAGGCAGCGTCAGCAATCATCAACAAACACTACGTTGACGACTATTTTGATAGTGTAGATACGATTGAAGATGCAGTACGTCGAGCAAAAGAGGTAAAATATATACATTCGAAAGCAGGCTTTGAGATTAGAAATTGGGTCTCGAACTCTGCGGAAGTGCTCCGTTCCTTAGGTGAAAATGATCAGGCTCCAGCTATCCATTTTAACGTCGACAAGTCTACAGAAAATGAACGGGTTCTTGGAATTATATGGAACCCACGGCAAGATAATTTCTCTTTCGCTACTGACCATCGTCCCCATCTTAAGCCATATTTTGATGGCAGTGAACGACCAACTAAACGACTGGTGCTAAGTTGCGTGATGGGTTTTTTTGATCCGCTGGGGCTTCTTGCTCCATTTACCATCCACGGGAAAATGCTCATCCAGGATCTTTGGCGTGCAGGTTGTAGTTGGGATGAAGAAGTGGATGCTGAATCGCTACAAAAATGGGAACGCTGGACTAGTCTTTTGTCGCAAGTAGAGAACGTTCGTATTCCACGATGCTATCTGGGCGATCATCATTCCTCCAATATCGACTCTCTTCAACTGCACATTTTTATGGATGCAAGCGAGCAGGCGTATGGTTGCGTTGCCTACCTGAGGGTCGTAGTGAATGAAAGGGTAACGTGTCGTCTGATAATGTCTCGTAATAAAGTCGCTCCGTTGAAACGACAGTCGGTTCCACGGCTTGAGTTAATGGCGGCAGTTTTAGGTTCCCGACTGTCGTGTACCGTCAAAGCCAACCACTCTCTTCCTATTGGCAAACAGTTTCTCTGGACAGATTCACAGACGGTACTTAGTTGGATCCGCTCCGaccaattcaaattcaaacagtttgtGGCGTTTCGTATTGGTGAAATACGGGAAAATACGAACGTCTCCGACTGGCGCTGGGTCCCAACGAAATTAAACATTGCCGATGTATTGACAAAGTGGGGACAGGGACCGCCGTTAGAATCAAATAGTCCCTGGTTCAAGGGACCAGATTTTTTGTTGGAGCCCGAGACTCGATGGCCGATCAGAACGTTACCGGATGTCGATACCGAGGAAGAAATGCGTGCCTGTTTACTATATCACGATACAGTTCATTCGTTTTCCGTGGTCAACGTCGATTCTACGTATCGTTGGGTTCGACTTCTTCGAATCACGGCTAGTGTGCTCAGATTTATTGCAAACTGTCGTAGGAAGAAGGCGGGTCAACCAATTGTAGTGTCCATGGCGTCTCCGGCCCAGGAACGTCTGCTCAAAGCTAAGCCAAAGTTCTATCAGCAACCTCTTCAGCAGGACGAGTTACATGCGGCAGAAACTATCTTATGGAGGCAGGCTCAACACGATGTATTCCCGGAGGAAGTGAGGACGCTCGAAAGAAACCGGGACAGAAAACCGGAACAAACTCCTGATCGAATTGTTAAAACCAGCCCCGTCTACAAGCTGTGTCCAATTCTTGACACTGAAAATGTTATGCGCGTTGGTGGTAGATTGCAGTATGCGGACTGTGCTTCTTTCGACGTTAAACACCCCGTTATACTGCCTAAAAATCACGCGGTGACCGATAAACTGATTCTCTTTTACCATGAAAAGCTCGGCCATGGTAATCGAGAGACAGTGTTCAATGAACTGCGCCAGCGATTCCACATCCCCAAGCTGAGGTCGGCGATAGCGAAGGTAGCGAAATGTTGTATGTGGTGTCGAGTTAACCGTTGTCAACCACAAGTACCTATGATGGCGCCTCTGCCTGTACAACGCGTGACGCCACGACTTCGCCCGTTCAGTTCGGTAGGCGTGGACTACCTGGGACCCGTGGAAGTATCCGTAGGTCGGCGATGTGAAAAAAGATGGGTGGCGCTTTTCACCTGTTTAGTGGTGCGCGCAGTCCACCTTGAAGTAGTGCACAGTTTGACAACGCAATCGTGCCAAATGGCGATCCGGCGGTTCATGACCGACAGGGGAGTGCCGGATGAAATTTTCTCCGATAATGGCACAAATTTCAAAGGAGCGAAAAATGAATGGGAGAAAATGCAACGAGTCGAATATGAATGCGCAGAAACCGTTACCAGTCCAACGATGAAGTGGAACTTTATTCCCCCAGGTACCCCGCACATGGGCGGTATTTGGGAACGCATGGTGCGATCGGTGAAGGAGATATTGCGGACGCTGGAAGACGGTCGAAAGTTGACGGACGAGGTCCTACTGACATCGTTGTCTGAAGCAAAAGACATGATCAATTCTCGTCCTTTGGTTTATCTGCCTCAGGACTCGGAAAAATCCGAGGCAATTACACCAAATCATTTCCTTCGTGGTGCTGTAAAGGGGGCGGACCTGGTCGTGGACGGTTCTACGGACTTCGCAGAGGCTCTGCGGAACGCGTATAAGCAATCGCAGCATTTGGCTGATAAGATGTGGGAGCGCTGGGTTAAAGAGTACTTGCCAACGTTGAATAAACGACCAAAGTGGATCGAAGACCGAAAACAAATGGAGGTAGGAGATTTGGTATTTATCGTCGATGGAAAACACCGGAAGCAGTGGATCCGGGGAATCGTCGAACAAGTTTGTTTGAGCGGCGATGGCAGAATACGGCAGGTAGAAGTTCGAACGGCTAAAGGTGTTTTCAAGAGAGCTGTGGCTAATTTAGCGGTTATCGAGATTTCTGGTAAATCCGGCACTTCCGGTGATGGACCGGAACCGAAGTTACGGGCTGGGGTGTGCTGA